One Apodemus sylvaticus chromosome 14, mApoSyl1.1, whole genome shotgun sequence DNA window includes the following coding sequences:
- the Znf184 gene encoding zinc finger protein 184 isoform X3 translates to MSQDRKKITDWKTRPENSVSLLELDISGEQLSSETVVTSVKGAGGSLEKLEANQQPLPREVKVTEKTAPTCASDLGVSSSLTTQTEVALDQTSTRARASQRSHPVKKEKLCKCNECGKAFTYCSALIRHQRTHTGEKPYTCKECNKAFSRSENLVNHQRIHTGDKPYKCDQCGKSFVESPSLTQHQRIHTGEKPYKCDECGKAFSQRTHLVQHHRIHTGEKPYTCNQCGKSFSQRGHFMEHQKIHTGEKPFKCQECEKTFTRSTHLTQHQKIHTGEKTYKCNECGKAFNGPSTFIRHHMIHTGEKPYECNQCGKAFSQHSNLTQHQKTHTGEKPYDCAECGKAFSYWSSLAQHLKIHTGEKPYKCSDCGKAFSYCSSLTQHQRIHTREKPFECSECGKAFSYLSNLNQHQKTHTQEKAYECKECGKAFSRSSCLIKHERIHTGEKPYQCHECGKTFSYGSSLIQHKKIHTGERPYKCSECGRAFNQKIHLIQHKRIHTGAKPYACPKCGKTFRHCSSLAQHQKTHTEEKPYQCNKCGKAFGRSTHLTQHQRIHAREKPCKCNECDKCLTQSVHLTEHQSTHTGAKPYHATECPQTFSQNTHLTQHQKIHSGEKLFGC, encoded by the exons ATGTCCCAAGACAGGAAGAAGATAACAG actgGAAAACAAGACCTGAAAATAGTGTGTCACTCCTAGAACTTGACATTTCTGGAGAGCAACTATCCTCAGAGACAGTGGTAACCAGCGTCAAAGGGGCTGGCGGGAGTttagagaagcttgaagcaaacCAACAGCCGCTGCCAAGGGAAGTCAAAGTGACTGAGAAAACAGCACCCACTTGTGCGAGTGACCTTGGCGTGAGCTCAAGCCTCACAACACAAACGGAAGTAGCGCTAGATCAGACGTCCACTAGAGCACGAGCCTCGCAGAGGTCCCACCCAGTCAAGAAAGAGAAGCTATGTAAGTGCAACGAATGCGGCAAAGCTTTTACCTACTGTTCTGCTCTCATTCGCCATCAAAGAAcgcacactggagagaaaccctacacaTGTAAGGAATGCAACAAAGCTTTCAGCAGAAGTGAGAACCTTGTAAACCATCAGAGAATCCATACAGGAGACAAACCGTACAAATGTGACCAGTGTGGAAAGAGTTTCGTTGAGAGTCCGTCTCTCACTCAGCATCAAAGAATTCACACTGGAGAAAAGCCCTATAAATGTGATGAATGTGGGAAGGCCTTTAGTCAGAGGACCCACCTTGTTCAGCATCACAGGATTCACACTGGTGAGAAGCCGTATACTTGTAACCAGTGTGGCAAATCCTTCAGCCAGAGAGGCCACTTTATGGAGCACCAGAagattcatacaggagagaaacctttcaAATGTCAGGAATGTGAAAAAACATTCACCAGGAGCACACACCTCACTCAACATCAAAAAATTCACACAGGGGAGAAAACCTACAAGTGTAAcgagtgtgggaaggccttcaaCGGCCCATCGACGTTTATCCGTCACCATATGATTCATACTGGGGAAAAGCCTTACGAGTGTAATCAGTGTGGCAAAGCCTTCAGCCAGCACTCCAACCTGACTCAGCATCAGAAAACACACACTGGGGAGAAGCCCTATGACTGCGcagaatgtgggaaagccttcagtTACTGGTCCTCCCTTGCTCAGCATCTGAAAAttcacacaggagagaagccttaCAAGTGCAGCGACTGCGGGAAGGCCTTCAGCTACTGCTCATCCCTTACACAGCATCAGAGGATCCACACGCGAGAGAAGCCCTTCGAGTGCAGTGAGTGCGGAAAGGCTTTCAGCTACCTGTCAAACCTTAATCAGCATCAGAAAACTCACACGCAGGAGAAAGCCTATGAATGTAaggaatgtgggaaagcctttagtCGGAGCTCATGTCTTattaagcatgaaagaattcatactggagagaagccttaccAATGTCACGAATGTGGGAAAACCTTCAGCTATGGCTCATCCCTTATTCAGCATAAGAAAATCCATACGGGTGAAAGACCGTACAAGTGCAGTGAATGCGGGAGAGCCTTCAACCAGAAAATACACCTTATACAACACAAGAGAATTCACACAGGAGCCAAGCCGTACGCCTGTCCCAAGTGTGGTAAGACCTTTCGACACTGTTCATCTCTTGCTCAACATCAAAAAACTCACACAGAAGAAAAACCCTACCAGTGTAACAAATGTGGAAAGGCCTTCGGCCGGAGCACCCATCTGACTCAGCATCAGCGAATCCATGCTAGAGAGAAGCCCTGTAAGTGcaatgaatgtgacaaatgccttACCCAGAGCGTGCACCTGACTGAGCACCAGAGCACTCACACTGGAGCGAAACCTTACCACGCTACTGAGTGCCCACAGACTTTCAGCCAAAACACACACCTCACTCAGCATCAGAAGATTCATTCAGGAGAGAAGCTTTTTGGGTGTTAG
- the Znf184 gene encoding zinc finger protein 184 isoform X2 yields MISQLEQGTEPWIEESCIPVGSLEDWKTRPENSVSLLELDISGEQLSSETVVTSVKGAGGSLEKLEANQQPLPREVKVTEKTAPTCASDLGVSSSLTTQTEVALDQTSTRARASQRSHPVKKEKLCKCNECGKAFTYCSALIRHQRTHTGEKPYTCKECNKAFSRSENLVNHQRIHTGDKPYKCDQCGKSFVESPSLTQHQRIHTGEKPYKCDECGKAFSQRTHLVQHHRIHTGEKPYTCNQCGKSFSQRGHFMEHQKIHTGEKPFKCQECEKTFTRSTHLTQHQKIHTGEKTYKCNECGKAFNGPSTFIRHHMIHTGEKPYECNQCGKAFSQHSNLTQHQKTHTGEKPYDCAECGKAFSYWSSLAQHLKIHTGEKPYKCSDCGKAFSYCSSLTQHQRIHTREKPFECSECGKAFSYLSNLNQHQKTHTQEKAYECKECGKAFSRSSCLIKHERIHTGEKPYQCHECGKTFSYGSSLIQHKKIHTGERPYKCSECGRAFNQKIHLIQHKRIHTGAKPYACPKCGKTFRHCSSLAQHQKTHTEEKPYQCNKCGKAFGRSTHLTQHQRIHAREKPCKCNECDKCLTQSVHLTEHQSTHTGAKPYHATECPQTFSQNTHLTQHQKIHSGEKLFGC; encoded by the exons ATGATTTCCCAACTAGAGCAAGGGACAGAGCCATGGATTGAGGAGTCGTGCATTCCTGTTGGTTCCTTGGAAG actgGAAAACAAGACCTGAAAATAGTGTGTCACTCCTAGAACTTGACATTTCTGGAGAGCAACTATCCTCAGAGACAGTGGTAACCAGCGTCAAAGGGGCTGGCGGGAGTttagagaagcttgaagcaaacCAACAGCCGCTGCCAAGGGAAGTCAAAGTGACTGAGAAAACAGCACCCACTTGTGCGAGTGACCTTGGCGTGAGCTCAAGCCTCACAACACAAACGGAAGTAGCGCTAGATCAGACGTCCACTAGAGCACGAGCCTCGCAGAGGTCCCACCCAGTCAAGAAAGAGAAGCTATGTAAGTGCAACGAATGCGGCAAAGCTTTTACCTACTGTTCTGCTCTCATTCGCCATCAAAGAAcgcacactggagagaaaccctacacaTGTAAGGAATGCAACAAAGCTTTCAGCAGAAGTGAGAACCTTGTAAACCATCAGAGAATCCATACAGGAGACAAACCGTACAAATGTGACCAGTGTGGAAAGAGTTTCGTTGAGAGTCCGTCTCTCACTCAGCATCAAAGAATTCACACTGGAGAAAAGCCCTATAAATGTGATGAATGTGGGAAGGCCTTTAGTCAGAGGACCCACCTTGTTCAGCATCACAGGATTCACACTGGTGAGAAGCCGTATACTTGTAACCAGTGTGGCAAATCCTTCAGCCAGAGAGGCCACTTTATGGAGCACCAGAagattcatacaggagagaaacctttcaAATGTCAGGAATGTGAAAAAACATTCACCAGGAGCACACACCTCACTCAACATCAAAAAATTCACACAGGGGAGAAAACCTACAAGTGTAAcgagtgtgggaaggccttcaaCGGCCCATCGACGTTTATCCGTCACCATATGATTCATACTGGGGAAAAGCCTTACGAGTGTAATCAGTGTGGCAAAGCCTTCAGCCAGCACTCCAACCTGACTCAGCATCAGAAAACACACACTGGGGAGAAGCCCTATGACTGCGcagaatgtgggaaagccttcagtTACTGGTCCTCCCTTGCTCAGCATCTGAAAAttcacacaggagagaagccttaCAAGTGCAGCGACTGCGGGAAGGCCTTCAGCTACTGCTCATCCCTTACACAGCATCAGAGGATCCACACGCGAGAGAAGCCCTTCGAGTGCAGTGAGTGCGGAAAGGCTTTCAGCTACCTGTCAAACCTTAATCAGCATCAGAAAACTCACACGCAGGAGAAAGCCTATGAATGTAaggaatgtgggaaagcctttagtCGGAGCTCATGTCTTattaagcatgaaagaattcatactggagagaagccttaccAATGTCACGAATGTGGGAAAACCTTCAGCTATGGCTCATCCCTTATTCAGCATAAGAAAATCCATACGGGTGAAAGACCGTACAAGTGCAGTGAATGCGGGAGAGCCTTCAACCAGAAAATACACCTTATACAACACAAGAGAATTCACACAGGAGCCAAGCCGTACGCCTGTCCCAAGTGTGGTAAGACCTTTCGACACTGTTCATCTCTTGCTCAACATCAAAAAACTCACACAGAAGAAAAACCCTACCAGTGTAACAAATGTGGAAAGGCCTTCGGCCGGAGCACCCATCTGACTCAGCATCAGCGAATCCATGCTAGAGAGAAGCCCTGTAAGTGcaatgaatgtgacaaatgccttACCCAGAGCGTGCACCTGACTGAGCACCAGAGCACTCACACTGGAGCGAAACCTTACCACGCTACTGAGTGCCCACAGACTTTCAGCCAAAACACACACCTCACTCAGCATCAGAAGATTCATTCAGGAGAGAAGCTTTTTGGGTGTTAG
- the Znf184 gene encoding zinc finger protein 184 isoform X1, with protein sequence MAAAHLVIFITASSSSGLSSADSASLHEGRTLLPPSSFRESVTFKDVVVNFTQEEWKHLDPTQRDLFRDVTLENYTHLVSIGLQVSKPDMISQLEQGTEPWIEESCIPVGSLEDWKTRPENSVSLLELDISGEQLSSETVVTSVKGAGGSLEKLEANQQPLPREVKVTEKTAPTCASDLGVSSSLTTQTEVALDQTSTRARASQRSHPVKKEKLCKCNECGKAFTYCSALIRHQRTHTGEKPYTCKECNKAFSRSENLVNHQRIHTGDKPYKCDQCGKSFVESPSLTQHQRIHTGEKPYKCDECGKAFSQRTHLVQHHRIHTGEKPYTCNQCGKSFSQRGHFMEHQKIHTGEKPFKCQECEKTFTRSTHLTQHQKIHTGEKTYKCNECGKAFNGPSTFIRHHMIHTGEKPYECNQCGKAFSQHSNLTQHQKTHTGEKPYDCAECGKAFSYWSSLAQHLKIHTGEKPYKCSDCGKAFSYCSSLTQHQRIHTREKPFECSECGKAFSYLSNLNQHQKTHTQEKAYECKECGKAFSRSSCLIKHERIHTGEKPYQCHECGKTFSYGSSLIQHKKIHTGERPYKCSECGRAFNQKIHLIQHKRIHTGAKPYACPKCGKTFRHCSSLAQHQKTHTEEKPYQCNKCGKAFGRSTHLTQHQRIHAREKPCKCNECDKCLTQSVHLTEHQSTHTGAKPYHATECPQTFSQNTHLTQHQKIHSGEKLFGC encoded by the exons ATGGCAG CAGCACATCTGGTCATATTCATCACGGCCTCTTCCTCGTCAGGTCTGTCCTCTGCAGACTCCGCCAGTCTCCACGAGGGACGCACCCTACTCCCACCATCTAGTTTTCGG GAATCAGTGACCTTCAAGGATGTGGTTGTGAACTTCACTCAGGAAGAATGGAAACACCTGGATCCTACACAGAGAGATTTGTTCAGAGATGTGACATTGGAAAATTATACACATCTGGTCTCTATAG GGCTCCAGGTTTCCAAACCTGATATGATTTCCCAACTAGAGCAAGGGACAGAGCCATGGATTGAGGAGTCGTGCATTCCTGTTGGTTCCTTGGAAG actgGAAAACAAGACCTGAAAATAGTGTGTCACTCCTAGAACTTGACATTTCTGGAGAGCAACTATCCTCAGAGACAGTGGTAACCAGCGTCAAAGGGGCTGGCGGGAGTttagagaagcttgaagcaaacCAACAGCCGCTGCCAAGGGAAGTCAAAGTGACTGAGAAAACAGCACCCACTTGTGCGAGTGACCTTGGCGTGAGCTCAAGCCTCACAACACAAACGGAAGTAGCGCTAGATCAGACGTCCACTAGAGCACGAGCCTCGCAGAGGTCCCACCCAGTCAAGAAAGAGAAGCTATGTAAGTGCAACGAATGCGGCAAAGCTTTTACCTACTGTTCTGCTCTCATTCGCCATCAAAGAAcgcacactggagagaaaccctacacaTGTAAGGAATGCAACAAAGCTTTCAGCAGAAGTGAGAACCTTGTAAACCATCAGAGAATCCATACAGGAGACAAACCGTACAAATGTGACCAGTGTGGAAAGAGTTTCGTTGAGAGTCCGTCTCTCACTCAGCATCAAAGAATTCACACTGGAGAAAAGCCCTATAAATGTGATGAATGTGGGAAGGCCTTTAGTCAGAGGACCCACCTTGTTCAGCATCACAGGATTCACACTGGTGAGAAGCCGTATACTTGTAACCAGTGTGGCAAATCCTTCAGCCAGAGAGGCCACTTTATGGAGCACCAGAagattcatacaggagagaaacctttcaAATGTCAGGAATGTGAAAAAACATTCACCAGGAGCACACACCTCACTCAACATCAAAAAATTCACACAGGGGAGAAAACCTACAAGTGTAAcgagtgtgggaaggccttcaaCGGCCCATCGACGTTTATCCGTCACCATATGATTCATACTGGGGAAAAGCCTTACGAGTGTAATCAGTGTGGCAAAGCCTTCAGCCAGCACTCCAACCTGACTCAGCATCAGAAAACACACACTGGGGAGAAGCCCTATGACTGCGcagaatgtgggaaagccttcagtTACTGGTCCTCCCTTGCTCAGCATCTGAAAAttcacacaggagagaagccttaCAAGTGCAGCGACTGCGGGAAGGCCTTCAGCTACTGCTCATCCCTTACACAGCATCAGAGGATCCACACGCGAGAGAAGCCCTTCGAGTGCAGTGAGTGCGGAAAGGCTTTCAGCTACCTGTCAAACCTTAATCAGCATCAGAAAACTCACACGCAGGAGAAAGCCTATGAATGTAaggaatgtgggaaagcctttagtCGGAGCTCATGTCTTattaagcatgaaagaattcatactggagagaagccttaccAATGTCACGAATGTGGGAAAACCTTCAGCTATGGCTCATCCCTTATTCAGCATAAGAAAATCCATACGGGTGAAAGACCGTACAAGTGCAGTGAATGCGGGAGAGCCTTCAACCAGAAAATACACCTTATACAACACAAGAGAATTCACACAGGAGCCAAGCCGTACGCCTGTCCCAAGTGTGGTAAGACCTTTCGACACTGTTCATCTCTTGCTCAACATCAAAAAACTCACACAGAAGAAAAACCCTACCAGTGTAACAAATGTGGAAAGGCCTTCGGCCGGAGCACCCATCTGACTCAGCATCAGCGAATCCATGCTAGAGAGAAGCCCTGTAAGTGcaatgaatgtgacaaatgccttACCCAGAGCGTGCACCTGACTGAGCACCAGAGCACTCACACTGGAGCGAAACCTTACCACGCTACTGAGTGCCCACAGACTTTCAGCCAAAACACACACCTCACTCAGCATCAGAAGATTCATTCAGGAGAGAAGCTTTTTGGGTGTTAG